From the Conger conger chromosome 14, fConCon1.1, whole genome shotgun sequence genome, one window contains:
- the apof gene encoding uncharacterized protein apof isoform X3 yields MDSDWLTQLGFRSNQLWLILFSLLLLKLRGELLSGSMMNLDLTWLLVIQLLLTGSTFSISQSPFGLDDGLHHGLAVEDEEKGKQERKFFISGSPLEHGHPEKRVLGLGEASLEEEDREQAALRLVSMITAMLRDKVQAAPLLGNASCEELLASASLGGTSLALFPRELLGLSLVPVLGVSGCPQEAKTLILQLFELLGMADTEELLLEIKDLIRWSSYPHATAAPAPPMGNTQAGRHLQAVMFNIQQLAGTGESAGEGVEEGGDERQERCQGWTRVNGTFLLGDTAGEEGRIQEAVQTCENLGAKCAGVSSGASPGEYRAVLRRGGRIVPTASQSESWIRECQEPLARRVRRSHQINCVNKREERVYSVVEWIPGVSTLYNLGTAVYYASVNCSEMAKERAILSAVDLGTDALMVVTGGAAGVAGYALGAGVKTGVKAGIKYLLNSMKHEDDIIVNRNSWDTYITVQ; encoded by the exons ATGGACAGTGATTGGCTCACACAGCTGGGGTTCAGGAGTAATCAGCTCTGGTTGATTTTGTTCAG CCTGTTATTGTTGAAGTTGAGGGGGGAATTGCTTTCTGGCAGTATGATGAACCTGGACCTGACCTGGCTGCTCGTGATCCAGCTCTTGTTGACCGGCTCcactttctccatctctcaaAGTCCATTTGGCCTGGATGATGGACTGCATCATGGCTTGGCTGTGGAGGACGAGGAGAAAGGAAAGCAGGAGAGGAAATTTTTCATTTCAGGGTCGCCTCTGGAGCATGGTCACCCAGAGAAGAGGGTTTTGGGGCTGGGTGAGGCATCTCTGGAGGAAGAAGACAGGGAGCAGGCAGCCCTGCGTCTGGTATCAATGATCACGGCAATGCTCCGGGACAAGGTGCAGGCAGCCCCCCTGCTGGGCAATGCCAGCTGTGAAGAGCTGCTGGCTTCTGCCTCCCTGGGGGGCACCTCCTTGGCCCTCTTCCCCCGTGAGCTGCTGGGCCTCTCCCTGGTGCCAGTTCTGGGGGTGTCTGGCTGCCCCCAGGAGGCCAAGACTTTGATACTGCAGCTGTTTGAACTACTGGGCATGGCCGACACAGAGGAGCTTCTGCTGGAGATCAAGGACTTGATTAGATGGAGCTCTTACCCCCATGCCACTGCGGCTCCGGCCCCACCCATGGGGAATACCCAGGCAGGGCGCCACCTGCAGGCTGTCATGTTCAACATCCAGCAGCTGGCCGGGACAGGGGAATCAGCGGGGGAAGGTGTGGAAGAAGGCGGGGATGAGAGGCAGGAAAGGTGCCAGGGGTGGACTCGGGTGAATGGGACCTTCCTATTGGGAGATACAGCTGGGGAGGAGGGCAGGATTCAGGAAGCGGTACAGACCTGTGAAAACCTTGGTGCCAAGTGTGCTGGGGTGTCTAGTGGGGCAAGCCCTGGGGAGTACCGGGCAGTGCTGAGGAGGGGCGGCCGGATTGTGCCCACTGCCTCCCAGTCAGAGAGCTGGATCCGTGAGTGCCAGGAGCCCCTGGCCAGGCGCGTTCGACGCAGCCACCAGATCAACTGCGTCAACAAGCGGGAGGAGCGTGTCTACAGTGTGGTTGAGTGGATCCCCGGTGTCAGCACGCTCTACAACCTGGGGACCGCCGTCTACTATGCCTCCGTCAACTGCTCCGAGATGGCGAAGGAGAGGGCCATCCTCAGCGCTGTGGACCTGGGGACTGATGCCCTCATGGTCGTCACCGGGGGCGCAGCAGGGGTGGCCGGCTACGCGCTGGGGGCGGGAGTGAAGACAGGAGTGAAAGCAGGGATCAAGTACCTCCTGAACAGCATGAAGCACGAGGATGACATCATCGTGAACCGCAACAGCTGGGACACGTACATTACTGTCCAGTAA
- the apof gene encoding uncharacterized protein apof isoform X4 — translation MMNLDLTWLLVIQLLLTGSTFSISQSPFGLDDGLHHGLAVEDEEKGKQERKFFISGSPLEHGHPEKRVLGLGEASLEEEDREQAALRLVSMITAMLRDKVQAAPLLGNASCEELLASASLGGTSLALFPRELLGLSLVPVLGVSGCPQEAKTLILQLFELLGMADTEELLLEIKDLIRWSSYPHATAAPAPPMGNTQAGRHLQAVMFNIQQLAGTGESAGEGVEEGGDERQERCQGWTRVNGTFLLGDTAGEEGRIQEAVQTCENLGAKCAGVSSGASPGEYRAVLRRGGRIVPTASQSESWIRECQEPLARRVRRSHQINCVNKREERVYSVVEWIPGVSTLYNLGTAVYYASVNCSEMAKERAILSAVDLGTDALMVVTGGAAGVAGYALGAGVKTGVKAGIKYLLNSMKHEDDIIVNRNSWDTYITVQ, via the coding sequence ATGATGAACCTGGACCTGACCTGGCTGCTCGTGATCCAGCTCTTGTTGACCGGCTCcactttctccatctctcaaAGTCCATTTGGCCTGGATGATGGACTGCATCATGGCTTGGCTGTGGAGGACGAGGAGAAAGGAAAGCAGGAGAGGAAATTTTTCATTTCAGGGTCGCCTCTGGAGCATGGTCACCCAGAGAAGAGGGTTTTGGGGCTGGGTGAGGCATCTCTGGAGGAAGAAGACAGGGAGCAGGCAGCCCTGCGTCTGGTATCAATGATCACGGCAATGCTCCGGGACAAGGTGCAGGCAGCCCCCCTGCTGGGCAATGCCAGCTGTGAAGAGCTGCTGGCTTCTGCCTCCCTGGGGGGCACCTCCTTGGCCCTCTTCCCCCGTGAGCTGCTGGGCCTCTCCCTGGTGCCAGTTCTGGGGGTGTCTGGCTGCCCCCAGGAGGCCAAGACTTTGATACTGCAGCTGTTTGAACTACTGGGCATGGCCGACACAGAGGAGCTTCTGCTGGAGATCAAGGACTTGATTAGATGGAGCTCTTACCCCCATGCCACTGCGGCTCCGGCCCCACCCATGGGGAATACCCAGGCAGGGCGCCACCTGCAGGCTGTCATGTTCAACATCCAGCAGCTGGCCGGGACAGGGGAATCAGCGGGGGAAGGTGTGGAAGAAGGCGGGGATGAGAGGCAGGAAAGGTGCCAGGGGTGGACTCGGGTGAATGGGACCTTCCTATTGGGAGATACAGCTGGGGAGGAGGGCAGGATTCAGGAAGCGGTACAGACCTGTGAAAACCTTGGTGCCAAGTGTGCTGGGGTGTCTAGTGGGGCAAGCCCTGGGGAGTACCGGGCAGTGCTGAGGAGGGGCGGCCGGATTGTGCCCACTGCCTCCCAGTCAGAGAGCTGGATCCGTGAGTGCCAGGAGCCCCTGGCCAGGCGCGTTCGACGCAGCCACCAGATCAACTGCGTCAACAAGCGGGAGGAGCGTGTCTACAGTGTGGTTGAGTGGATCCCCGGTGTCAGCACGCTCTACAACCTGGGGACCGCCGTCTACTATGCCTCCGTCAACTGCTCCGAGATGGCGAAGGAGAGGGCCATCCTCAGCGCTGTGGACCTGGGGACTGATGCCCTCATGGTCGTCACCGGGGGCGCAGCAGGGGTGGCCGGCTACGCGCTGGGGGCGGGAGTGAAGACAGGAGTGAAAGCAGGGATCAAGTACCTCCTGAACAGCATGAAGCACGAGGATGACATCATCGTGAACCGCAACAGCTGGGACACGTACATTACTGTCCAGTAA
- the apof gene encoding uncharacterized protein apof isoform X1 yields MKPQTEVFSTMDSDWLTQLGFRSNQLWLILFSLLLLKLRGELLSGSMMNLDLTWLLVIQLLLTGSTFSISQSPFGLDDGLHHGLAVEDEEKGKQERKFFISGSPLEHGHPEKRVLGLGEASLEEEDREQAALRLVSMITAMLRDKVQAAPLLGNASCEELLASASLGGTSLALFPRELLGLSLVPVLGVSGCPQEAKTLILQLFELLGMADTEELLLEIKDLIRWSSYPHATAAPAPPMGNTQAGRHLQAVMFNIQQLAGTGESAGEGVEEGGDERQERCQGWTRVNGTFLLGDTAGEEGRIQEAVQTCENLGAKCAGVSSGASPGEYRAVLRRGGRIVPTASQSESWIRECQEPLARRVRRSHQINCVNKREERVYSVVEWIPGVSTLYNLGTAVYYASVNCSEMAKERAILSAVDLGTDALMVVTGGAAGVAGYALGAGVKTGVKAGIKYLLNSMKHEDDIIVNRNSWDTYITVQ; encoded by the exons GGAGGTCTTCAGCACAATGGACAGTGATTGGCTCACACAGCTGGGGTTCAGGAGTAATCAGCTCTGGTTGATTTTGTTCAG CCTGTTATTGTTGAAGTTGAGGGGGGAATTGCTTTCTGGCAGTATGATGAACCTGGACCTGACCTGGCTGCTCGTGATCCAGCTCTTGTTGACCGGCTCcactttctccatctctcaaAGTCCATTTGGCCTGGATGATGGACTGCATCATGGCTTGGCTGTGGAGGACGAGGAGAAAGGAAAGCAGGAGAGGAAATTTTTCATTTCAGGGTCGCCTCTGGAGCATGGTCACCCAGAGAAGAGGGTTTTGGGGCTGGGTGAGGCATCTCTGGAGGAAGAAGACAGGGAGCAGGCAGCCCTGCGTCTGGTATCAATGATCACGGCAATGCTCCGGGACAAGGTGCAGGCAGCCCCCCTGCTGGGCAATGCCAGCTGTGAAGAGCTGCTGGCTTCTGCCTCCCTGGGGGGCACCTCCTTGGCCCTCTTCCCCCGTGAGCTGCTGGGCCTCTCCCTGGTGCCAGTTCTGGGGGTGTCTGGCTGCCCCCAGGAGGCCAAGACTTTGATACTGCAGCTGTTTGAACTACTGGGCATGGCCGACACAGAGGAGCTTCTGCTGGAGATCAAGGACTTGATTAGATGGAGCTCTTACCCCCATGCCACTGCGGCTCCGGCCCCACCCATGGGGAATACCCAGGCAGGGCGCCACCTGCAGGCTGTCATGTTCAACATCCAGCAGCTGGCCGGGACAGGGGAATCAGCGGGGGAAGGTGTGGAAGAAGGCGGGGATGAGAGGCAGGAAAGGTGCCAGGGGTGGACTCGGGTGAATGGGACCTTCCTATTGGGAGATACAGCTGGGGAGGAGGGCAGGATTCAGGAAGCGGTACAGACCTGTGAAAACCTTGGTGCCAAGTGTGCTGGGGTGTCTAGTGGGGCAAGCCCTGGGGAGTACCGGGCAGTGCTGAGGAGGGGCGGCCGGATTGTGCCCACTGCCTCCCAGTCAGAGAGCTGGATCCGTGAGTGCCAGGAGCCCCTGGCCAGGCGCGTTCGACGCAGCCACCAGATCAACTGCGTCAACAAGCGGGAGGAGCGTGTCTACAGTGTGGTTGAGTGGATCCCCGGTGTCAGCACGCTCTACAACCTGGGGACCGCCGTCTACTATGCCTCCGTCAACTGCTCCGAGATGGCGAAGGAGAGGGCCATCCTCAGCGCTGTGGACCTGGGGACTGATGCCCTCATGGTCGTCACCGGGGGCGCAGCAGGGGTGGCCGGCTACGCGCTGGGGGCGGGAGTGAAGACAGGAGTGAAAGCAGGGATCAAGTACCTCCTGAACAGCATGAAGCACGAGGATGACATCATCGTGAACCGCAACAGCTGGGACACGTACATTACTGTCCAGTAA
- the apof gene encoding uncharacterized protein apof isoform X2, with the protein MEVFSTMDSDWLTQLGFRSNQLWLILFSLLLLKLRGELLSGSMMNLDLTWLLVIQLLLTGSTFSISQSPFGLDDGLHHGLAVEDEEKGKQERKFFISGSPLEHGHPEKRVLGLGEASLEEEDREQAALRLVSMITAMLRDKVQAAPLLGNASCEELLASASLGGTSLALFPRELLGLSLVPVLGVSGCPQEAKTLILQLFELLGMADTEELLLEIKDLIRWSSYPHATAAPAPPMGNTQAGRHLQAVMFNIQQLAGTGESAGEGVEEGGDERQERCQGWTRVNGTFLLGDTAGEEGRIQEAVQTCENLGAKCAGVSSGASPGEYRAVLRRGGRIVPTASQSESWIRECQEPLARRVRRSHQINCVNKREERVYSVVEWIPGVSTLYNLGTAVYYASVNCSEMAKERAILSAVDLGTDALMVVTGGAAGVAGYALGAGVKTGVKAGIKYLLNSMKHEDDIIVNRNSWDTYITVQ; encoded by the exons AT GGAGGTCTTCAGCACAATGGACAGTGATTGGCTCACACAGCTGGGGTTCAGGAGTAATCAGCTCTGGTTGATTTTGTTCAG CCTGTTATTGTTGAAGTTGAGGGGGGAATTGCTTTCTGGCAGTATGATGAACCTGGACCTGACCTGGCTGCTCGTGATCCAGCTCTTGTTGACCGGCTCcactttctccatctctcaaAGTCCATTTGGCCTGGATGATGGACTGCATCATGGCTTGGCTGTGGAGGACGAGGAGAAAGGAAAGCAGGAGAGGAAATTTTTCATTTCAGGGTCGCCTCTGGAGCATGGTCACCCAGAGAAGAGGGTTTTGGGGCTGGGTGAGGCATCTCTGGAGGAAGAAGACAGGGAGCAGGCAGCCCTGCGTCTGGTATCAATGATCACGGCAATGCTCCGGGACAAGGTGCAGGCAGCCCCCCTGCTGGGCAATGCCAGCTGTGAAGAGCTGCTGGCTTCTGCCTCCCTGGGGGGCACCTCCTTGGCCCTCTTCCCCCGTGAGCTGCTGGGCCTCTCCCTGGTGCCAGTTCTGGGGGTGTCTGGCTGCCCCCAGGAGGCCAAGACTTTGATACTGCAGCTGTTTGAACTACTGGGCATGGCCGACACAGAGGAGCTTCTGCTGGAGATCAAGGACTTGATTAGATGGAGCTCTTACCCCCATGCCACTGCGGCTCCGGCCCCACCCATGGGGAATACCCAGGCAGGGCGCCACCTGCAGGCTGTCATGTTCAACATCCAGCAGCTGGCCGGGACAGGGGAATCAGCGGGGGAAGGTGTGGAAGAAGGCGGGGATGAGAGGCAGGAAAGGTGCCAGGGGTGGACTCGGGTGAATGGGACCTTCCTATTGGGAGATACAGCTGGGGAGGAGGGCAGGATTCAGGAAGCGGTACAGACCTGTGAAAACCTTGGTGCCAAGTGTGCTGGGGTGTCTAGTGGGGCAAGCCCTGGGGAGTACCGGGCAGTGCTGAGGAGGGGCGGCCGGATTGTGCCCACTGCCTCCCAGTCAGAGAGCTGGATCCGTGAGTGCCAGGAGCCCCTGGCCAGGCGCGTTCGACGCAGCCACCAGATCAACTGCGTCAACAAGCGGGAGGAGCGTGTCTACAGTGTGGTTGAGTGGATCCCCGGTGTCAGCACGCTCTACAACCTGGGGACCGCCGTCTACTATGCCTCCGTCAACTGCTCCGAGATGGCGAAGGAGAGGGCCATCCTCAGCGCTGTGGACCTGGGGACTGATGCCCTCATGGTCGTCACCGGGGGCGCAGCAGGGGTGGCCGGCTACGCGCTGGGGGCGGGAGTGAAGACAGGAGTGAAAGCAGGGATCAAGTACCTCCTGAACAGCATGAAGCACGAGGATGACATCATCGTGAACCGCAACAGCTGGGACACGTACATTACTGTCCAGTAA